A genome region from Mercenaria mercenaria strain notata chromosome 11, MADL_Memer_1, whole genome shotgun sequence includes the following:
- the LOC123531976 gene encoding acetylcholinesterase-like, translating to MRFALGILVVFSVAVREFLGQETIAVTTTIGEVIGKAEIVSSFEKTGKLHKFLGIPFAEPPVGDLRFKKPVPKLSLTTTLDAFAYNNACVQAYQFPNVSYAEDCLYLNIYAPERKNETDKLSVMIWIYGGGFHFGDSNMYLADYLSIHGDVIVVTFNYRVSVFGFLSTGDSASPGNYGLWDQQLAIKWVHDNIAAFGGDTEKVTIFGESAGSASVIYQGLYTGNKNLFQRILAESGSIMVWWASTDEGLRYAKTVGMVANCEMESTHALVLCLRNLPADILLNIISSIPESDDFASFPFRPTFDDDFITFDPKKVFYSNNFHSRDVVQFFSDFDFLTGVNILEGVEGLTPMFGVTDYINFAPNRTEFERKLVPLLIKEGYGEDAPTVLSKLISTEYTNWTDPNSLDNVRDEYLRMHGDFQFNADMYKTLDTHSDQSSTKNTYMYMLDIEPETRAAIEQVPWIKKAAHGEELPLVFGYRFSFGEHLLSPKDWEIKLSTKVMTLWANFAKTGNPNYPDDLGINWSQYTSDDQFYLHMTRNMTSENVRQRWNIGAANFWLDIVPSIAQMKTCETNYPGGINSAESPSPCVMFSLLSVCLYTALATLF from the exons ATGAGATTTGCGCTGGGAATTTTGGTTGTCTTTAGTGTTGCAGTTAGGGAATTTCTAGGTCAAGAAACAATAGCTGTGACAACAACTATTGGCGAAGTAATTGGCAAAGCTGAAATTGTCAGCTCTTTTGAGAAAACTGGAAAACTTCACAAGTTTTTAGGTATCCCATTCGCCGAGCCACCAGTTGGAGACCTACGTTTCAAAAAGCCAGTTCCAAAACTCTCATTAACAACAACGTTAGATGCTTTTGCTTACAACAACGCTTGCGTTCAGGCATATCAGTTTCCAAATGTATCCTATGCTGAagattgtttatatttaaatatttatgcaCCAGAAAGAAAGAATGAAACAGACAAGCTTTCGGTGATGATATGGATATATGGTGGCGGATTTCATTTTGGTGATTCGAACATGTACCTTGCTGATTATTTATCGATTCACGGAGATGTTATAGTGGTGACGTTCAATTACAGAGTGTCAGTATTTGGATTCCTAAGTACAGGTGATAGTGCTTCGCCGGGAAATTACGGACTTTGGGACCAGCAGCTGGCTATAAAATGGGTTCATGACAATATTGCTGCCTTTGGTGGAGATACGGAGAAAGTAACCATCTTTGGCGAATCAGCTGGATCAGCCAGCGTAATCTATCAAGGATTGTATACAGGAaacaaaaatttgtttcaaaGGATCCTTGCGGAAAGTGGAAGTATCATGGTATGGTGGGCCAGTACTGACGAGGGTCTACGGTATGCAAAGACAGTAGGAATGGTTGCAAATTGTGAAATGGAATCGACCCATGCACTAGTATTGTGTCTCAGAAACTTACCCGCAGACATACTGTTAAATATAATTAGTAGCATTCCAGAAAGTGACGACTTTGCATCCTTTCCTTTCAGACCAACCTTCGACGATGACTTTATTACATTCGACCCAAAGAAAGTATTTTATTCGAACAACTTCCATTCCCGTGACGTTGTACAATTCTTCTCTGATTTTGACTTTTTAACAGGTGTAAATATCCTGGAAGGTGTCGAAGGCCTTACTCCCATGTTCGgtgtaacagactacatcaactTCGCACCAAATAGAACTGAATTTGAAAGGAAATTGGTTCCTCTTTTGATTAAAGAAGGCTATGGCGAGGATGCGCCTACAGTATTAAGTAAACTTATCTCGACCGAATATACAAACTGGACAGATCCAAATAGTCTCGATAACGTACGGGATGAATATCTTAGAATGCATGGAGACTTCCAGTTCAACGCCGATATGTACAAGACTTTAGATACACACTCGGACCAATCATCGACGAAAAATACCTATATGTATATGTTGGACATAGAGCCCGAAACCAGGGCGGCGATTGAGCAAGTCCCATGGATCAAGAAAGCTGCTCATGGAGAGGAGTTGCCCCTCGTATTTGGTTACCGCTTCTCATTTGGAGAACATTTGCTTTCACCGAAGGATTGGGAAATCAAGTTGTCAACAAAAGTGATGACACTTTGGGCAAATTTTGCAAAGACAGG aAACCCTAATTATCCGGATGATCTTGGAATAAACTGGTCGCAATATACGTCGGATGATCAATTTTACTTACACATGACAAGAAACATGACGTCCGAAAACGTACGGCAACGTTGGAATATAGGTGCAGCTAATTTCTGGTTAGACATTGTACCCTCGATTGCTCAGATGAAGACTTGCGAAACAAATTACCCAGGAGGAATTAACTCGGCAGAGTCTCCGTCACCATGTGTGATGTTTTCTCTCCTAAGTGTTTGTTTATATACAGCACTGGCAACACTCTTTTAG